Proteins encoded in a region of the Suricata suricatta isolate VVHF042 chromosome 10, meerkat_22Aug2017_6uvM2_HiC, whole genome shotgun sequence genome:
- the ASCL1 gene encoding achaete-scute homolog 1 encodes MESSAKMESGGAGQQPQPQPPQPFLPPAACFFATAAAAAAQSAQQQQQQAPQLSPAADGQPSGGGHKSASKQVKRQRSSSPELMRCKRRLNFSGFGYSLPQQQPAAVARRNERERNRVKLVNLGFATLREHVPNGAANKKMSKVETLRSAVEYIRALQQLLDEHDAVSAAFQAGVLSPTISPNYSNDMNSMAGSPVSSYSSDEGSYDPLSPEEQELLDFTNWF; translated from the coding sequence ATGGAGAGCTCTGCCAAGATGGAGAGCGGCGGCGCCGGCCAGCAGCCCCAGCCGCAGCCCCCGCAGCCCTTCCTGCCGCCCGCAGCCTGCTTCTTTGCCAcggccgcggcggcggcggcgcagagcgcgcagcagcagcagcagcaggcgcCGCAGCTGAGCCCGGCGGCCGACGGCCAGCCCTCAGGGGGCGGTCACAAGTCAGCGTCCAAGCAAGTCAAGCGACAGCGCTCGTCCTCGCCCGAACTGATGCGCTGCAAACGCCGGCTCAACTTCAGCGGCTTCGGCTACAGCCTGCCGCAGCAGCAGCCGGCCGCCGTGGCGCGCCGCAACGAGCGCGAGCGCAACCGCGTCAAACTGGTCAACCTGGGCTTCGCCACGCTTCGGGAGCACGTCCCCAACGGCGCGGCCAACAAGAAGATGAGCAAGGTGGAGACGCTGCGCTCGGCGGTCGAGTACATCCGCGCGCTGCAGCAGCTGCTGGACGAGCACGACGCGGTGAGCGCCGCCTTCCAGGCTGGCGTCCTGTCGCCCACCATCTCCCCCAACTACTCCAACGACATGAACTCCATGGCCGGCTCGCCGGTCTCCTCCTACTCGTCCGACGAGGGCTCTTACGACCCGCTCAGCCCCGAGGAGCAGGAGCTGCTGGACTTCACCAACTGGTTCTGA